One part of the Entelurus aequoreus isolate RoL-2023_Sb linkage group LG05, RoL_Eaeq_v1.1, whole genome shotgun sequence genome encodes these proteins:
- the LOC133651201 gene encoding arrestin-C-like, whose amino-acid sequence MAKVFKKTSGNGGLTLYLGKRDYVDHVSNVDQVDGVVKLDTANFGDRKVFVQLACAFRYGSDDLDVMGLCFRKDIWIQHVQIYPEDHKPALSAMHDTLMKKAGDNSYPFTFEIANNLPCSVSLQPGPDDKGKACGVDFEVKAFLAKEKCDPNETIEKKDTARLIIRKIQYAPSQVGAGPKADVCKSFMMSDKPVHLEASLEKDLYFHGESIPIQMKVNNESNKTVKKIKVTVEQTTDIVLYSADKYTKCVYTKEFGETVEPSGTFENTLSIVPLLTDNKEKRGLALDGRLKDEDTNLASTTIMPQGVEKEMLGILVSYKVKINLMVAGGGLLGGLTSSDVSVEVPLMLMHPKPEE is encoded by the exons ATGGCGTCGTCAAGCTCGACACAGCAAACTTCGGGGACAGAAAAG TGTTCGTGCAGCTGGCGTGCGCCTTCCGCTACGGCAGCGACGACCTGGACGTGATGGGCCTGTGCTTCAGGAAGGACATCTGGATCCAGCATGTCCAGATCTACCCGGAAGACCACAAGCCCGCGCTCAGCGCCATGCACGACACCCTGATGAAGAAGGCGGGCGACAACTCGTACCCTTTCACTTTCGAG attgcCAACAACCTCCCATGTTCAGTTTCACTGCAGCCCGGACCAGACGACAAGGGCAag GCTTGCGGCGTGGACTTCGAGGTGAAGGCGTTCCTGGCCAAGGAGAAGTGTGACCCCAACGAGACCATAGAGAAGAA GGACACGGCTCGCCTCATCATCCGTAAAATCCAGTACGCCCCCTCCCAGGTGGGCGCCGGGCCCAAGGCGGACGTCTGCAAAAGCTTCATGATGTCGGACAAGCCGGTCCATCTGGAGGCGTCCCTGGAGAAAGAC CTCTACTTCCACGGCGAGTCCATCCCCATCCAGATGAAGGTGAACAACGAGAGCAACAAAACGGTGAAGAAGATCAAGGTCACAG TGGAGCAGACCACGGACATCGTCCTCTACTCGGCGGACAAATACACCAAGTGCGTCTACACCAAAGAGTTCGG CGAGACCGTGGAGCCCAGCGGGACCTTCGAGAACACGCTCAGCATCGTCCCGCTGTTGACGGACAACAAGGAGAAGAGGGGCCTGGCCCTCGACGGACGCCTCAAGGACGAGGACACCAACCTGGCGTCCACCACCAT AATGCCTCAGGGTGTGGAGAAGGAAATGCTGGGGATCCTGGTGTCCTACAAGGTGAAGATCAACCTGATGGTGGCGGGAGGCGG CCTGCTGGGGGGCCTCACTTCCAG CGACGTCAGCGTGGAGGTGCCACTGATGCTCATGCACCCCAAACCTGAAG AGTAA
- the znrd2 gene encoding protein ZNRD2 isoform X1 encodes MSSLLAEEEDFEWEPPTEAEMKVIQARRERQDQISKVMGDYMLKGYKMLGDCCDVCGTILLQDRRQKNYCVSCQELDSDVDKDNPALNAQAALSQVRERRLAAQAQAPAESDAAPVSGDTSGPVGGAVPQPRPEHCEGAAAGGRALLPPPVAPSPAAPVTVVVPAAAAAPAAPLVVGRPAPAPGVLQDAEEAVMTKLRWASSQLQSSTSLEFSIQLCNLISSCANSLRSLKELSQ; translated from the exons ATGTCCTCTCTCCTGGCAGAGGAGGAAGACTTCGAGTGGGAACCCCCCACAGAGGCCGAGATGAAAGTCATCCAGGCCCGCAGGGAGAGACAAGACCAGATCAGCAAAGTGATGGGAGACTACATGCTCAAAGGCTACAAGATGCTGGGGGACTGCTGTGACGTGTGCGgg actaTTTTGCTGCAGGACCGCCGCCAGAAGAACTATTGTGTGTCGTGTCAGGAGCTGGACTCTGACGTTGACAAGGACAACCCTG CCCTCAATGCGCAGGCGGCGTTGTCCCAGGTCAGAGAGCGGCGCCTGGCGGCCCAGGCCCAGGCCCCGGCGGAGTCCGACGCAGCCCCGGTCAGCGGAGACACCAGCGGCCCCGTCGGCGGCGCTGTTCCTCAGCCCAGACCGGAGCACTGTGAGGGTGCGGCGGCCGGGGGAAGAGCCCTCCTACCCCCGCCCGTGGCTCCTTCCCCGGCGGCCCCCGTCACTGTCGTCgtccccgccgccgccgccgcccctGCCGCCCCCTTGGTTGTCGGCCGGCCGGCCCCGGCGCCCGGCGTGTTGCAGGACGCCGAGGAGGCGGTTATGACCAAACTGCGCTGGGCCAGCAGCCAGCTGCAAAGCTCCACGTCCTTGGAGTTCAGCATCCAGCTGTGCAACCTGATCTCCAGCTGTGCCAACTCCCTGCGCAGCCTCAAGGAGCTCAGCCAGTGA
- the znrd2 gene encoding protein ZNRD2 isoform X2 has product MSLNGEEEDFEWEPPTEAEMKVIQARRERQDQISKVMGDYMLKGYKMLGDCCDVCGTILLQDRRQKNYCVSCQELDSDVDKDNPALNAQAALSQVRERRLAAQAQAPAESDAAPVSGDTSGPVGGAVPQPRPEHCEGAAAGGRALLPPPVAPSPAAPVTVVVPAAAAAPAAPLVVGRPAPAPGVLQDAEEAVMTKLRWASSQLQSSTSLEFSIQLCNLISSCANSLRSLKELSQ; this is encoded by the exons atgtCACTAAATGGAG AGGAGGAAGACTTCGAGTGGGAACCCCCCACAGAGGCCGAGATGAAAGTCATCCAGGCCCGCAGGGAGAGACAAGACCAGATCAGCAAAGTGATGGGAGACTACATGCTCAAAGGCTACAAGATGCTGGGGGACTGCTGTGACGTGTGCGgg actaTTTTGCTGCAGGACCGCCGCCAGAAGAACTATTGTGTGTCGTGTCAGGAGCTGGACTCTGACGTTGACAAGGACAACCCTG CCCTCAATGCGCAGGCGGCGTTGTCCCAGGTCAGAGAGCGGCGCCTGGCGGCCCAGGCCCAGGCCCCGGCGGAGTCCGACGCAGCCCCGGTCAGCGGAGACACCAGCGGCCCCGTCGGCGGCGCTGTTCCTCAGCCCAGACCGGAGCACTGTGAGGGTGCGGCGGCCGGGGGAAGAGCCCTCCTACCCCCGCCCGTGGCTCCTTCCCCGGCGGCCCCCGTCACTGTCGTCgtccccgccgccgccgccgcccctGCCGCCCCCTTGGTTGTCGGCCGGCCGGCCCCGGCGCCCGGCGTGTTGCAGGACGCCGAGGAGGCGGTTATGACCAAACTGCGCTGGGCCAGCAGCCAGCTGCAAAGCTCCACGTCCTTGGAGTTCAGCATCCAGCTGTGCAACCTGATCTCCAGCTGTGCCAACTCCCTGCGCAGCCTCAAGGAGCTCAGCCAGTGA